One Brassica napus cultivar Da-Ae chromosome C2, Da-Ae, whole genome shotgun sequence DNA window includes the following coding sequences:
- the LOC106424085 gene encoding uncharacterized protein LOC106424085, whose product METTVSKSMIAGVQSVMPVEVTQHREVRPISVGDPVGAGIFRRTLNIVTYYKDAGASGERGWLVAGWIKESLGRALTEQPMLCGRLRRRRTTKGEEDGLEVVANDSGVRMVEAIFPASLPEFFEMVKRDKSRAEAETVFWRDIDEVDPQFCPLFYVQVTNFESGGYSIGISCSILIADLLLETDFLTKWAKIQSSLAHSKTTLKPIFYLPPAKRNNFLNELPRSASVLDRSEPLLFQAKTCSKISPACMKKTVPNGQTASADVFLFHKEKCGDENGNNTTEREGMKVEIHTGHQVISDCVCGGDLEEIDIGVLDVSLAFEDKLEGNSCWVGSISKGVVFVVPSTSGDTKSIVALPKKVTH is encoded by the exons ATGGAAACCACAGTCTCCAAATCAATGATCGCCGGAGTACAGAGCGTCATGCCGGTGGAAGTCACACAACACCGTGAAGTCCGCCCCATATCCGTCGGAGATCCCGTCGGAGCTGGAATTTTCCGGCGAACACTAAACATAGTTACGTATTACAAGGACGCGGGTGCTAGTGGTGAGAGAGGGTGGTTAGTCGCCGGGTGGATAAAGGAGTCGTTAGGGAGAGCCTTGACGGAGCAGCCGATGCTTTGTGGCAGACTGCGGCGGAGGAGGACGACGAAGGGAGAGGAAGATGGTTTGGAGGTGGTGGCCAACGACAGTGGCGTTAGGATGGTTGAGGCGATATTTCCGGCGAGTTTGCCGGAATTTTTTGAAATGGTGAAGAGAGACAAGAGCAGAGCTGAAGCAGAGACTGTCTTCTGGAGAGACATTGATGAAGTTGATCCTCAGTTCTGTCCACTGTTCTATGTTCAG GTGACTAATTTTGAGAGTGGTGGATACTCAATTGGGATAAGCTGCAGCATCCTAATAGCTGATCTCCTCCTTGAGACGGATTTTTTAACCAAATGGGCTAAAATCCAAAGCTCTTTAGCTCATTCAAAGACCACACTCAAACCAATCTTCTACCTCCCACCagccaaaagaaacaacttCCTCAATGAACTTCCTAGGTCAGCCTCGGTTCTCGACCGCAGTGAACCCCTTCTTTTCCAGGCCAAAACATGCTCAAAAATATCACCAGCATGTATGAAAAAAACCGTTCCAAACGGCCAAACAGCTAGTGCTGATGTATTCTTGTTCCACAAGGAAAAATGCGGTGACGAAAACGGTAATAACACTACTGAACGTGAAGGTATGAAGGTAGAGATTCACACGGGACACCAAGTGATTAGCGATTGCGTTTGTGGTGGCGATTTGGAGGAGATAGATATTGGAGTACTTGATGTGAGTTTAGCGTTTGAAGACAAACTTGAAGGCAATTCATGTTGGGTTGGGTCTATCTCAAAAGGGGTTGTGTTTGTCGTCCCATCTACTTCCGGAGATACCAAATCTATTGTTGCATTGCCAAAAAAAGTTACTCATTAA
- the BNAANNG00520D gene encoding uncharacterized protein BNAANNG00520D, whose protein sequence is METVVSKSMVVAVQSVVPVEVTQHREVRSISVGDPVGAGIFRRTLNILTYYKDACDSGERGWLVAGWIKESLGRALTEQPMICGRLRRRRRTTGEEDGLEVVANDSGVRMVEARFPASLPEFFEMVKKDKRRAEAETIFWRDIDEVNPQFSPLFYVQVTNFESGGYSVGISCSILIADLLLETDFLTKWAQIQISLAHSKTTLTPIFCLPPDIRNNIIIELPRSASVLDRSEPFVSRAKTCSKILPVCMRKAVKNRETASVDVFLFNKEQVGDKNSTTEREGVKVEIHTRHQMISDCDCGGNLEETDVGVVLDVSLGFEDKLEGNSCWVGSISKGVVIVVPSTFGDTKSIVALPKNVTH, encoded by the exons ATGGAAACCGTTGTCTCCAAATCAATGGTCGTCGCAGTACAGAGCGTCGTTCCGGTGGAAGTCACGCAACACCGTGAAGTTCGCTCCATATCCGTTGGAGATCCCGTTGGAGCTGGAATATTCCGGCGAACACTAAACATACTTACGTATTACAAGGATGCATGTGATAGTGGCGAGAGAGGGTGGTTAGTCGCCGGGTGGATAAAGGAGTCGTTAGGGAGAGCCTTGACTGAGCAGCCGATGATTTGTGGTAGActgcggcggaggaggaggacgaCAGGAGAGGAAGATGGTCTGGAGGTGGTGGCCAACGACAGTGGCGTTAGGATGGTTGAGGCTAGGTTTCCAGCGAGTTTGCCGGAGTTTTTTGAAATGGTGAAGAAAGACAAACGCAGAGCTGAAGCAGAGACTATCTTCTGGAGAGACATTGATGAAGTTAATCCTCAGTTCTCTCCATTGTTCTATGTTCAG GTGACTAATTTTGAGAGTGGTGGATACTCAGTTGGGATAAGCTGCAGCATCCTAATAGCTGATCTCCTCCTTGAGACAGATTTCTTGACCAAATGGGCTCAAATCCAAATATCTTTGGCTCATTCAAAGACCACACTCACACCAATCTTCTGTCTCCCACCAGACATAAGAAACAATATCATCATTGAACTTCCTAGGTCAGCCTCGGTTCTTGACCGCAGTGAACCCTTTGTTTCCCGAGCCAAAACATGCTCAAAAATATTACCAGTCTGCATGAGAAAAGCAGTTAAAAACCGCGAAACCGCGAGTGTGGATGTTTTCTTGTTCAACAAGGAACAAGTTGGTGACAAAAACAGTACTACTGAACGTGAAGGTGTTAAGGTAGAGATTCACACGAGACACCAAATGATTAGCGATTGCGACTGTGGTGGAAATTTGGAGGAAACAGATGTTGGAGTAGTACTTGAtgtgagtttagggtttgaggaCAAACTTGAAGGTAATTCATGTTGGGTTGGGTCTATCTCAAAAGGGGTTGTGATTGTCGTCCCATCTACTTTCGGAGATACCAAGTCTATTGTTGCATTGCCAAAAAATGTTACTCATTAA
- the LOC106401092 gene encoding E3 ubiquitin-protein ligase UPL4, whose translation MENRGQKRMEVVGEPPADKRACNSQDFTSGGSSAQAQQANGNTDADMDTSSSASPSSRSDGEQDREEEEEESDYGSCDSDDADPRRRVLQRFQRGRSTGDQLKLKSLASRLSEENDPSLQLTGLTELCEVLSFCTEDSLSIVMADLLSRVLVKLAKHESNADIMLLAIRAITYLCDVYPRSVAFLVKHETIPALCQRLLTIEYLDVAEQCLQALEKISRDQPVACLNAGAIMAVLSYIDFFSTSIQRVAVSTVVNICRKLPPEPPSPVMDAVPVLCNLLQYEDRQLVESVAICLTKIADQVSQSPAMLDQLCSHGLIHQSTHLLNLNSRTTLSQPVYNGVIGLLRKLSSGSTLAFRTLYELNIGYRLKEIISTYDISHSVSSTQPIHPCSNQVHEVLKLVIELLPASPVGDNQLALEKESFLVDQPNLLQQFGAEMLPVMTQVLKSGASVYVSYGCLSAIHKLTCLSKSDDLVELLNNANISSVLAGIFSRKDHHVVVVALQIAEVLLEKYRDAFLNSFIKEGVFFAIAALLTSDRGQQINPVSGFIQGSVPKEIVKCLCQSFEGSVSSSSQTCKVGNDSVYILATRIKESFFGPEVFDSQKGLTDVLQNLKNLSAELNDLVTVPVDAHVLHGERFFSIWNQIMARLKERESVSTFEFTESGVVKALANYLSNGLYERKLNKGDPECDSLPLVGNRFEVFTRLLWSDGEATLSALIQKLQNSLSSLENYPIVLSQFLKQRNCFAAIPNGRCISYPVLRVRFAKAEGETCLRDYSPNFVTVDPLCYLDAVSQCLWPQVNLEPLNSVEAKDQAIECQSSQLQSTSISCQGESSTHMEIDCPNASQLQGSQEEEDQDHLIDSGEENSSSSKEEDVRPRLLFRLEGLELDPSLTVYQAILSHKLKSENETTNDSKLSGHHTITYERAPQLAVFHENLFPLRSMDNDEHHPFLSYLFAHRLGLRHKGTSPPEYAILFLLKSLEGMNRFLFQLICHERINAFGEGRLESLDDLTVQVRPVPYAEFVSSKLTEKLEQQLRDSFAVSPCGLPPWFNDLMASCPFLFSFEVKSKYFRLAAFGPQQVHNQPQHLGSSNVHGSLPRKKFLACREKILESAAKMMELHGTQKVAVEVAYSEEVGTGLGPTLEFYTLVSRAFQNPDLGMWRSDPSSLAGKPMVPPSGLFPRPWSATSAAFPGVLQKFVLLGTVVAKALQDGRVLDIPFSKTFYKLILGQELSSFDIHFVDPELCKTLVELQALARRRKVISESQSDVRAAKCDLSFRGTKIEDLCLDFSLPGYTDYVLSPRFANDMVNLGNLEEYVKAIVNATVCNGIKKQVEAFRSGFNKVFPIEHLKIFNEEELETLLCGERDLFNMNEVLDHIKFDHGYTSSSPPVQNLLEILHEFDKEQQRAFLQFVTGCPRLPPGGLASLSPKLTIVRKHGSDSSETDLPSVMTCANYLKLPPYSSKEKMKEKLIYAITEGQGSFHLS comes from the exons ATGGAGAACAGAGGACAGAAACGAATGGAGGTTGTGGGGGAGCCACCTGCTGATAAGAGAGCTTGCAACTCACAGGACTTCACATCTGGTGGCTCCTCTGCTCAGGCTCAACAAGCCAATGGTAACACTGATGCTGACATGGACACTTCTTCCTCTGCCTCTCCTTCGAGTCGTTCAGATGGAGAACAAGAcagggaggaggaggaggaggaatccGACTACGGATCCTGCGATTCTGATGATGCGGATCCGAGGAGGAGGGTGCTTCAGCGGTTTCAGAGGGGGAGGTCAACAGGAGATCAGCTGAAACTGAAGTCTCTCGCGTCGAGGTTGAGTGAAGAAAACGATCCTTCGCTGCAGTTGACTGGTCTTACGGAGCTCTGTGAAGTGTTGTCTTTCTGTACTGAGGACTCTCTGTCCATTGTGATGGCTGACTTGCTCTCCCGGGTGCTTGTTAAGTTGGCTAAGCATGAGAGTAATGCAGATATCATGTTGCTCGCTATCAGAGCGATTACTTACTTGTGTGATGTTTATCCGCGGTCGGTAGCGTTCCTTGTTAAACATGAGACCATTCCTGCTCTCTGCCAAAGGCTACTGACGATTGAGTACTTGGATGTTGCTGAGCAG TGTCTGCAAGCACTTGAGAAGATATCCAGAGATCAGCCGGTAGCATGCTTGAACGCTGGAGCAATTATGGCAGTGCTTTCGTATATCGATTTCTTTTCAACAAGCATACAG AGAGTCGCAGTTTCTACTGTGGTGAATATATGTAGGAAGCTTCCACCTGAGCCTCCCTCGCCTGTCATGGATGCTGTTCCAGTATTATGCAATCTTCTTCAATATGAAGACCGACAG TTGGTCGAGAGTGTCGCTATTTGCTTAACAAAAATAGCAGATCAAGTTAGCCAGTCGCCTGCAATGTTGGATCAGCTATGTAGCCATGGACTAATCCATCAATCCACACATCTTTTAAACTTGAACAGCCGCACAACCCTATCTCAACCTGTTTACAAC GGCGTGATTGGATTGCTAAGAAAACTATCTTCTGGTTCAACTTTAGCTTTCAGAACATTGTATGAGCTTAACATTGGCTACAGACTAAAAGAAATCATATCCACCTATGACATTTCTCATTCAGTTTCTTCTACACAGCCCATCCATCCATGCTCCAACCAG GTGCATGAAGTCTTGAAGTTGGTGATTGAGCTTCTTCCAGCTTCACCTGTTGGGGATAATCAGCTGGCATTAGAAAAGGAAAGTTTTCTTGTCGATCAGCCTAATCTCTTGCAACAATTTGGAGCAGAAATGCTTCCTGTTATGACTCAG GTGCTAAAGTCTGGAGCTAGTGTTTATGTTTCTTATGGTTGCCTATCAGCAATTCACAAGCTGACTTGCTTAAGTAAGTCAGACGATCTTGTCGAGTTACTGAACAATGCTAACATTTCAAG TGTTTTGGCGGGCATTTTTTCAAGGAAAGATCATCATGTGGTCGTTGTTGCACTACAGATTGCTGAAGTGCTTCTTGAGAAATACAGAGATGCTTTTTTGAATTCCTTTATAAAAGAGGGTGTTTTTTTCGCAATCGCAGCACTCCTAACTTCTGATAGGGGACAACAGATCAATCCAGTATCCGGTTTCATTCAAGGATCTGTTCCGAAAGAGATTGTGAAATGCTTGTGCCAGTCTTTTGAAGGATCAGTTTCCTCTTCTTCACAAACTTGCAAGGTTGGAAATGATTCTGTCTACATCCTCGCAACACGTATCAAGGAGAGTTTCTTTGGACCTGAGGTATTCGACTCTCAGAAAGGCTTGACGGATGTCCTCCAGAACCTCAAGAATCTGTCGGCAGAACTCAACGATTTGGTGACTGTACCTGTCGATGCGCATGTCCTGCATGGTGAGAGGTTCTTCTCAATATGGAATCAAATCATGGCAAGGCTGAAAGAGAGGGAATCTGTGTCCACTTTTGAATTTACTGAGAGTGGAGTTGTGAAGGCTCTGGCAAATTATCTGTCTAATGGACTCTACGAAAGGAAACTTAACAAAGGCGATCCTGAATGTGACAGTTTACCACTTGTTGGTAACAGATTTGAAGTGTTCACAAGACTACTTTGGTCTGATGGCGAGGCAACTCTGTCCGCTTTAATACAGAAGCTCCAAAATTCCTTATCTTCTTTAGAAAACTACCCAATTGTCCTGAGCCAGTTTTTGAAGCAAAGGAACTGTTTCGCTGCTATTCCAAATGGACGTTGCATAAGTTATCCAGTCCTAAGAGTTCGTTTTGCTAAAGCAGAGGGGGAGACTTGTCTGCGTGATTACTCTCCAAACTTTGTCACCGTTGACCCACTTTGCTACTTGGACGCTGTCAGTCAGTGCCTGTGGCCCCAAGTGAATTTGGAACCTTTAAATTCTGTCGAAGCGAAAGATCAGGCTATAGAATGTCAATCTTCACAGCTGCAGTCAACTTCGATATCTTGTCAAGGTGAAAGCTCAACCCATATGGAAATTGACTGTCCTAATGCATCTCAGCTGCAG GGATCTCAAGAGGAGGAAGACCAAGATCACCTTATAGATTCAGGAGAAGAGAATTCTTCCTCATCTAAAGAAGAGGATGTGCGACCTCGACTTTTGTTTCGTCTGGAAGGGCTTGAGCTAGACCCCTCTTTGACTGTTTACCAGGCAATTCTCTCGCACAAACTAAAATCAGAAAATGAGACTACCAACGATTCAAAGCTTAGTGGACACCACACCATCACTTACGAAAGAGCTCCACAGCTTGCAGTGTTTCATGAAAATCTGTTTCCCCTCAGATCTATGGACAACGACGAGCATCACCCGTTTTTATCCTACTTGTTTGCTCATAGACTTGGTTTGCGCCACAAAGGGACAAGTCCTCCTGAGTATGCCATATTGTTTCTGCTCAAGAGTCTGGAGGGCATGAACAGATTTCTCTTTCAGCTGATTTGTCATGAAAGGATTAATGCTTTTGGGGAAGGTAGGCTGGAGAGTTTGGATGATCTAACTGTGCAGGTGCGTCCGGTGCCATATGCTGAATTTGTTAGCTCTAAGCTTACAGAGAAGTTAGAGCAGCAGCTGCGTGATTCTTTTGCTGTGTCACCGTGCGGTCTACCACCGTGGTTTAATGATCTAATGGCTTCATGCCCGTTTCTGTTTAGTTTTGAAGTCAAATCTAAATACTTCCGACTTGCAGCGTTCGGTCCACAGCAAGTCCATAATCAGCCACAGCACCTTGGCAGTTCAAATGTTCATGGTAGTTTACCTCGTAAAAAGTTTTTAGCTTGCCGTGAAAAGATTCTAGAGTCTGCTGCGAAAATGATGGAGTTACACGGCACCCAGAAGGTGGCCGTTGAGGTTGCGTACAGTGAAGAAGTCGGAACTGGCCTTGGGCCAACGCTGGAGTTCTACACACTTGTCAGTAGAGCATTTCAAAATCCGGATCTTGGTATGTGGAGGAGTGATCCTAGCTCCTTGGCTGGAAAGCCAATGGTACCTCCTTCAGGACTCTTTCCACGCCCTTGGTCGGCTACATCAGCTGCTTTTCCAGGTGTGCTGCAGAAGTTTGTTCTCTTGGGGACAGTGGTAGCCAAGGCTCTACAAGATGGACGAGTCTTGGACATTCCTTTCTCTAAAACCTTCTATAAACTAATTCTCGGACAG GAGTTGAGTTCATTTGACATCCATTTCGTTGACCCTGAACTTTGTAAAACACTGGTGGAATTGCAAGCTCTGGCACGTAGGAGAAAGGTTATCTCAGAATCACAAAGTGATGTCCGAGCAGCTAAGTGTGACTTGAGTTTCCGTGGAACAAAGATTGAGGACCTTTGTCTTGATTTTTCCCTGCCTGGCTACACGGACTATGTTCTCTCTCCTCGGTTTGCTAATGATATG GTAAATTTGGGTAACCTCGAGGAGTATGTAAAGGCTATTGTCAATGCCACAGTATGTAATGGGATCAAAAAACAAGTGGAAGCGTTTCGGTCTGGATTTAACAAA GTTTTCCCTATTGAACATCTTAAGATATTTAATGAAGAAGAACTGGAAACTTTGTTGTGTGGAGAACGAGATCTCTTTAAT ATGAATGAAGTCTTGGACCACATCAAGTTTGATCATGGTTATACTTCTAGCAGCCCACCAGTTCAAAAT ttGTTGGAGATTCTGCATGAGTTTGACAAGGAGCAACAGCGAGCTTTTCTGCAATTTGTAACAGGATGTCCTCGGCTACCCCCTGGCGGTTTGGCGTCTCTCAGTCCCAAACTTACCATTGTCCGCAAG CACGGTAGTGATTCATCAGAAACAGACCTGCCTAGTGTGATGACCTGCGCCAATTATCTGAAACTTCCACCTTACTCTTCCAAA GAAAAGATGAAGGAGAAGCTGATCTATGCCATAACTGAAGGGCAAGGTTCCTTCCATCTCTCTTAA
- the LOC106399293 gene encoding two-component response regulator-like APRR7, with product MNGDENGEGEGHSGGEDKANGVPMDVRNGAGQGSSPGLQVPLSQQTQATVCWERFLHVRTIRVLLVENDDCTRYIVTALLRNCSYEVVEVANGVQAWKVLEDLNNHIDIVLTEVVMPYLSGVGLLCKILNHKSRRNIPVIMMSSHDSMGLIFKCLSKGAVDFLVKPIRKNELKILWQHVWRRCQSSSGSGSESGTHQTQKSVKSKNIIKSDNDSGHSGENENGSIGLNASDGSSDGSGAQSSWTKKAVEVDDSPRAVSLWDRADSTCAQVVHSNPEFPNNHLVAAPAEKETQEQDEKIEDVTMGRDLEISIRRNDDPKDEPLTKTTGIVRQENSLEKSSSKWKLKVGKGPLDLNSESPSSKQMHEDGGSGFKALSSHLQDNREPEAPNPHCKTLDTSEAAVKNSEELMDVEHSSKRHRGTKDDGAIVREDRNVLRRSEGSAFSRYNPAANNNKLHDNNCQDITKKTEAACDCHLNMNEGLRNNHHSRVGSNNLEMSSTTGAPKVSSAGSSSVKHSSIQPLLPCDHRNHHHHSSYNPAHIPEQKLPPQRGSSNVYNEVIEGNNNNKVNYSVNGSGSGSGHGSNDPYGSSNGMNAGGGMNTGSANGDGGGSGDGSGSGSGSGNVADENKMSQREAALTKFRQKRKERCFRKKVRYQSRKKLAEQRPRVRGQFVRKTADATNDNDTKNVEDS from the exons ATGAATGGTGATGAGAACGGTGAGGGTGAGGGGCATAGTGGAGGAGAAGATAAAGCCAATGGAGTCCCTATGGATGTGAGAAATGGGGCTGGCCAAGGCTCCTCACCTGGATTGCAAGTTCCACTGTCGCAGCAAACGCAGGCCACTGTTTGTTGGGAAAGGTTTCTTCATGTCAGAACCATCAGAGTGCTTCTCGTGGAAAATGATGACTGTACTCGTTATATCGTTACTGCCCTTCTTCGTAATTGTAGCTATGAAG TTGTGGAGGTAGCGAATGGTGTACAAGCTTGGAAGGTGTTGGAAGATCTTAACAATCATATTGATATTGTGTTGACTGAGGTGGTCATGCCTTACTTATCTGGTGTCGGCCTCTTATGCAAGATTTTGAATCACAAATCTCGCCGCAACATCCCTGTCATCA TGATGTCGTCTCATGACTCAATGGGGCTGATCTTTAAATGCTTATCAAAAGGAGCAGTTGACTTTCTCGTTAAACCGATAAGGAAAAACGAGCTTAAAATCCTTTGGCAACATGTTTGGAGAAGATGTCAAAGT TCTAGTGGCAGTGGAAGTGAAAGTGGAACACATCAAACTCAAAAGTCCGTGAAATCCAAGAATATTATAAAATCTGACAACGATTCAGGACACAGTGGTGAGAATGAGAATGGGAGCATTGGCCTGAACGCTAGTGATGGAAGTAGTGATGGGAGTGGTGCTCAG AGCTCTTGGACAAAAAAAGCTGTGGAAGTTGATGACAGTCCACGAGCGGTGTCTCTATGGGATAGAGCTGATAGCACATGCGCACAAGTGGTACATTCAAACCCCGAGTTTCCCAATAATCACTTGGTTGCAGCACCTGCTGAGAAGGAGACTCAAGAACAGGATGAAAAAATTG AAGATGTCACAATGGGTAGAGACTTGGAGATTAGTATTCGTAGAAATGATGATCCCAAAGATGAACCCCTAACTAAAACCACTGGCATCGTGAGACAGGAGAATTCACTTGAGAAGAGCTCTAGTAAATGGAAACTGAAAGTTGGAAAAGGACCGTTGGATCTCAACAGTGAAAGTCCTTCAAGTAAACAAATGCATGAAGATGGAGGATCGGGTTTCAAAGCGTTGTCTAgccaccttcaagataacagaGAACCGGAGGCGCCTAACCCACACTGCAAAACTTTAGATACAAGTGAAGCTGCCGTCAAAAACTCTGAAGAGCTGATGGACGTTGAACATAGTTCAAAGAGGCATCGTGGAACCAAAGATGATGGGGCAATAGTTAGAGAAGACCGCAATGTGCTGAGGCGTTCAGAGGGTTCAGCTTTCTCAAG GTATAATCCAGCCGCGAATAACAATAAGCTTCATGATAATAATTGCCAAGATATTACAAAAAAGACTGAAGCGGCATGTGATTGTCACCTGAACATGAACGAGGGTCTCCGCAATAATCATCACTCACGCGTCGGGAGCAATAACTTGGAAATGAGCTCTACGACTGGAGCTCCAAAAGTGAGCTCGGCAGGATCTTCATCAGTAAAGCACTCATCGATTCAGCCTCTTCTACCTTGTGATCATcgtaatcatcatcatcactcatCCTATAATCCTGCTCACATCCCTGAGCAGAAGTTACCGCCCCAACGTGGATCCTCAAATGTGTACAATGAGGTGATTGAAGGTAACAACAACAATAAAGTGAATTACAGTGTGAATGGAAGTGGATCAGGAAGTGGTCACGGGAGCAATGATCCATATGGAAGCAGCAATGGGATGAATGCTGGAGGAGGGATGAATACGGGTAGTGCTAATGGTGATGGTGGTGGAAGTGGCGATGGTAGTGGAAGTGGAAGCGGAAGTGGGAATGTGGCAGATGAAAACAAGATGTCTCAAAGAGAAGCTGCTTTGACCAAGTTCCGTCagaagagaaaagagaggtGCTTCAGAAAGAAG gTACGATACCAAAGCCGGAAAAAACTAGCGGAACAACGCCCTCGTGTCCGTGGCCAGTTCGTGCGTAAAACAGCTGATGCAACGAATGATAACGACACAAAAAACGTTGAGGATAGCTGA
- the LOC111213690 gene encoding probable serine/threonine-protein kinase PBL7, whose protein sequence is MGWIPCSGKSSGKTKKRSDSDENLSRNCSVSASERSKAKSSVSESRSRGSDNIVAQTFTFSELATATRNFRKECLIGEGGFGRVYKGYLASTGQTAAIKQLDHNGLQGNREFLVEVLMLSLLHHPNLVNLIGYCADGDQRLLVYEYMPLGSLEDHLHDISPSKQPLDWNTRMKIAAGAAKGLEYLHDKTMPPVIYRDLKCSNILLGDDYFPKLSDFGLAKLGPVGDKSHVSTRVMGTYGYCAPEYAMTGQLTLKSDVYSFGVVLLEIITGRKAIDNSRCTGEQNLVAWARPLFKDRRKFSQMADPMIQGQYPPRGLYQALAVAAMCVQEQPNLRPVIADVVTALTYLASQRFDPMSQPVQGSLFGPGTPPRSKRVV, encoded by the exons ATGGGTTGGATCCCGTGCTCTGGGAAATCGAGTGGGAAGACTAAGAAGAGGAGCGACAGTGACGAAAACCTCAGCAGAAATTGTTCTGTCTCTGCTTCAG AGAGATCTAAGGCCAAATCGTCGGTGAGTGAATCCAGAAGCAGAGGGTCTGATAACATTGTGGCACAAACGTTTACATTCTCTGAGCTAGCTACTGCCACTAGAAACTTCAGGAAAGAATGTCTTATAGGAGAAGGAGGATTCGGTAGAGTTTACAAAGGCTACCTAGCAAGCACTGGCCAG ACAGCGGCTATCAAGCAACTTGATCATAATGGTTTACAAGGAAACAGAGAGTTCCTCGTTGAGGTGCTCATGTTGAGTCTTCTTCATCACCCAAATCTTGTGAACCTAATTGGTTACTGTGCTGATGGAGATCAAAGGCTTCTCGTCTATGAATACATGCCTCTTGGGTCACTTGAAGATCATTTGCACG ACATTTCACCTAGTAAGCAGCCACTTGACTGGAACACAAGAATGAAAATAGCCGCAGGTGCTGCCAAAGGGTTGGAGTATCTGCACGACAAAACCATGCCTCCAGTGATCTACCGGGACTTGAAATGCTCCAACATTTTGCTCGGAGATGACTACTTCCCGAAGCTATCTGACTTCGGTTTGGCCAAACTTGGCCCAGTGGGTGACAAGTCTCATGTCTCCACTCGGGTTATGGGAACATACGGATACTGTGCTCCCGAGTATGCAATGACAGGGCAGCTAACGCTCAAATCAGACGTTTATAGCTTCGGTGTGGTTCTTTTGGAGATTATAACCGGTAGGAAAGCTATAGACAATTCAAGATGTACTGGAGAACAGAATCTGGTTGCGTGG GCAAGGCCTCTGTTTAAAGACAGGAGGAAATTCTCTCAAATGGCTGATCCAATGATTCAAGGTCAATACCCTCCGAGAGGACTGTACCAAGCGCTTGCTGTGGCGGCAATGTGCGTGCAAGAGCAGCCAAATCTAAGGCCTGTTATCGCTGATGTTGTCACTGCACTCACTTACCTAGCTTCCCAAAGGTTTGATCCTATGTCTCAGCCAGTCCAAGGCTCTCTTTTCGGTCCTGGGACTCCACCTAGATCAAAGAGGGTGGTCTGA
- the LOC111213692 gene encoding glutathione S-transferase L3: MASPSVLEHRPASLDATADPPALFDGTTRLYTSYGCPYAQRVWITRNFKGLQEKIKLVPLNLGNRPAWYKDKVYPENKVPALEHNGKIIGESLDLIKYLDNTFEGPSLFPEDQAKREFGEELLKYTDTFTKTMWASLKGDPFTETAPVLDYLENSLYKFDDGPFFLGQFSLVDIAYIPFIERFQIALNELFKCDITVERPKLSAWIEEMNKIDAYVQTKTDSKEIVEIFKRKLM, from the exons ATGGCTTCTCCTTC TGTTCTAGAGCATCGTCCAGCTTCACTCGATGCTACAGCAGATCCACCCGCTCTGTTCGATGGAACCACAAG atTGTACACAAGCTACGGTTGCCCATATGCTCAACGTGTTTGGATCACCAGAAACTTCAAG GGTCTGCAAGAAAAGATTAAGCTTGTTCCTTTGAATCTTGGGAATAGGCCTGCTTGGTACAAGGACAAAGTCTATCCTGAAAACAAG GTGCCAGCACTTGAGCACAATGGAAAAATCATAGGGGAGAGTCTTGATTTGATCAAGTATCTCGATAACACTTTTGAAGGCCCTTCCCTCTTCCCTGAGGATCAAGCAAAAAGAGAGTTTGGAGAAGAGTTGTTGAAGTACactgatacattcaccaagacTATGTGGGCGTCCCTCAAAGGAGATCCTTTTACAGAAACCG CACCTGTGTTAGACTATCTGGAAAACTCTCTGTATAAGTTTGATGATGGGCCATTCTTCCTCGGCCAGTTTAGCTTG GTTGATATAGCCTATATACCGTTCATCGAAAGGTTTCAAATCGCACTCAATGAACTATTCAAGTGTGACATTACTGTAGAACGTCCCAAACTATCAGCTTGGATCGAg GAAATGAACAAGATTGATGCCTATGTACAAACGAAGACCGACTCAAAGGAGATTGTGGAGATTTTCAAGAGAAAACTCATG TAA